Part of the Candidatus Methanoperedens sp. genome is shown below.
AAAGAACCGGAACAGGTCTTTTTTAATATTATGTGCAGGTTTTCTTGTCATCGCCTTTTCCAATCTTTTTGAAGATTTTGTGTTAAACATCATGGGTTATGAAGTAATACATGCTCATCTGGTCAGGATACCAATGTTTACTATAGGAATGTTCATGATATTGTACTCAATTAAAATAAATAAATAAATTTTTAATTATATGGAATTATTTAAACATATTAATAAAATCCTGGTTCTTTTTTCTTTTGTTGCATTATATATAGTTTTATCTGCTCCCATATCCCTGGGAGCCTGGCAGAATATCGGCGGCGACCCTGTGCACAGCGGATTTGCAGATACTGCGCCGATTCCTCTGGAGTTAAGATGGAAATATAAAATCGGAGGCCCAGATATATCCGCCCCGGTAGTAAATGAAGGCGTCCTGTTCATCGGGTCTGATGATAACAACCTGTATGCAATTGATGTGAAAACAGGAAAATTGAAATGGTCATTTCCCACCCAGGGAAAGGTATATACACCGACTTCAAAAGACAGTATGATATTTGCCGCCTCTTTTGATAATTATATTTATGCTCTGGATATTGAGGGAGACCTTGAATGGAAATATAATACGGCAAGCAGTATGTTTTCTCCTCCCGTAGCTTATGAAAATGTTCTATATGGCGGATTTGATAAGTATGCCTATGCCATCTACATCAATAATGGAAGCATTAAATGGAAATATGAAACAGAAGGTTTTATCGGATCTACCCCGGCCATCGCTCAGGGAATAGTCTATTTTGGTTCAAATGATAATTACATTTATGCTATCGACTATGAAAACCAGAGCCTTGTATGGAAAAAGCGGACGAACAGGGGAATATCATCATCGCCTGCCGTAGTAAACGGAAAGGTATATATCGGGTCAGATGACAATAATTTTTATGTATTTGATATGAGGGACGGGACGTTGAAATGGAGCAAAAGAACAAATGGCAGGATCAGTTCTTCTCCTGCAATTATCGGAAAGAAAGTATATATCGGGTCTGAGGATACCTTCCTATACGCATTTAGTATTGATAATGGGGATATAATCTGGAAATTCCAGACAAACGACCGGATCGATTCATCGCCGATAGTAACAAGAGACCTGGTATATGTGGGATCGAGGGATGGCACCATATATATTCTTGACCATGATGGAAAATTAGTAGAAAAATATGATGAACTTGAAAGCGGGATAAAATCCCTTGCTCTATCAGACAATATGTTATTTGCTGTAACACAAAACGGTTATGTATCTGCCTTTGGCGCCCCGGATCCGCGGGAAGAGGGAACAGCTCCGGTCGCAGTTCCTGATAATATCCCACCTGTACTGAAGATCGACACAATCCCTTCCCGGGTAAGTTCTGGAAAATTTGTTATTTCCGGGAGAGCCCAGGATCAAGGCGGTATCCTGGTAGTAATCGTCAATGGAACAAAAGCCGGAAGTACTGATTGGAATGCAACTCTTGCTCTTTCGCCCGGCTCTAACCTGATTACCATAACCGCCATAGACCGGGCAGGTAATATCAAGACCGAAATGAGGACGGTCGTATATGAAGATAGCAATGTTTATCAGGAAAGGCAAAAATTGCCCGGATTTGAAATATTATATGGGATAATCGCATTCAGCATATGTTTTTTAATAAAAAAATATAACGTTTAATAATAAAAAATGTGATGGATCAAATACAAAAATATATATATGGTAAATTTGTTTATATCTGATTTAATATGGGAAAAATCGTTACAATTTTGCTGATATTATTTTTTTTTGCAATTTTACCAACAACGTATGGTAAAATTATTCTGGAAGAAAAAAAGCCTCAGGCAGGAGAAACACATCATTTTGAAGTAATACCTGAATCCCTGGATGGATCAAGAATACCGTACATGAAAATAACAGTTACTGTTATAGACAGGGAAAATAATGAACGGAAAGATATCAATTTTATGCCAATGTATGGGGAGAAATTTCATTATGGTGCCAATGTGGCTCTAAAACCCGGGGAGTATATTCTCCAGTTCAATCTTGAACCGCCTGAAATAAGCCGTACTGATAAAGGGGTAAACAGGTGGCTTGAACCTGTCAAAGCTGAATTTAATTTTGACTCTTCCCTGCAGTTTGAAGATAGTATCGAGATAGGTACAAAAGAAACTGAAGATATGAGGATTTCTTTTAAAACAGAACATGCCGAATCAATGTTCACATCTAAAAACTGGGAGATGAACCATGTTCAATCGGTCAATAATAGTATATTTATTTACCTGGGAGTTTTCATAGGGTATTTTGTAATCATGCGTTTGATATATGGAAAAATTTAGAAGTGACCATGCCCGTTTCAAATTTCCATCGATCTATTTAAAAGTATAGAAAATTATATTTAATCAAAACATATTACCCTGTTAACATGAGATTCAAAAATGCATTTTCAGTTCTTCTTCTTATTACGCTTGCAACATTCACAGCAGGATGCACGTCATACATCGGAGATAGCTCTTATAAAATGCATTTTTTCGTGAATGAGACATTTGAACCTCTTGAAGGGAATGTCTATAACAACGATAATTTATTGGGATTCGCAACGAATGGAAGCTTGGTCACAACAATTGAGAAATTGAGACCCGGACTTATTTCCATAAACGGGACTTACAATAACCAGGCATTTGAATTCTTTTTCGAATTCCCGAAGGATAGTCTCAATTATAGCGGGATAAATTTTTCACTAAGTAGAAACGAGCTCAATAAAGCCATTTTCAACGCTTCTTTTATTGATATTCAAAAGATAGAAAGTGAAATTTTCGATAATATCAATGAGGAAAGAAAGACTTCAGGGACCAGTACGCTCAAATGGGATACCAGGATCGCACAGATTGCCAGGAATTACAGCAAAACGCTTTCTATTGAGGGGTTTGCCCATAAGGACCTTGAAGGGAAGAGCGTTGGTGACAGGCTTCGGGAAAATAAAATATTTTACACTATAGTCGCAGAAGACCTGTATATGATAGAAGGTTTAAGCGATGAAGGAAATATGAGCCGGGCAATCGTGGACGGATGGATGAAAAGTCCGGGACACAGGTCTCCGATCGTGGACAGGGACAGGTTGTTCAGCGACGGCGGGACAGGAGTATATTGCGAAAAGAAAAATTGTTATGCAGTAATGGTTTTTGCGGGTCTTGAGAATAATCAAAATATAAAATTGGATTATAGATATGTGACGTTCACATATTTATACGACCCTTCGTACCCATTTGATTTCGATGTGCCTGTATCTGTTGATATCAGCTCAACTGAATATATTGACATTTACCTGGTGCAAGGCAGGGAACAGTATGATCTCTTCCTGAAGAATAACAATATAGATTCCATATTAGAGAGCAAACAGGTAAAAACCTTCAGCCGCAAAGTCACGGCAAAAAAAGGAGAAGGAATCATTATCCAATCAACTATGGGCAAGGCTGATATTGATGTGCATTTCAGGTATTCATAGAGTAATAGCACTTGAATTCACTTTTTCCATTTGATAACTTCAAGAATGAATTATTTAAGCCTCCAAGACAATAAGCATTTTAGTCTGTTGAAGGAGTAATAAAATTCATGTTCAAAAAAGTCCTGATAGCCAACCGCGGTGAAATAGCAATCCGCGTCATGCGTGCATGCAGGGAGCTTGATGTAAAGACAGTGGCGGTTTATTCTGATGTAGATAAAAATGCGCTTTTTGCAAAGTACGCGGATGAAGCACGTCCCATAGGCCCTGCGCCTGCCTCACAGAGCTACCTGAATATGGATAACATTCTTGAAGTGGCGCATAAAACAGGCGCAGAAGCTATCCATCCCGGTTACGGTTTTCTGTCTGAGAACGAGATCTTCGCAGACAGGTGCAAAAAAGAAGGGATAGTTTTTATCGGCCCTTCAGGTAAAACCATAGAAAGTGTTGGCAGTAAAATCGCAGCAAAAAAGACCATGGAAGCTGCAGGGATCCCGGTAATACCTGGCAGCAAGAATGGTATTGATGATCTGGATTCTGCTGTTGATGTGGCGGAATCTATCGGTTATCCCGTGATCGTTAAAGCCTCGGCAGGCGGCGGCGGCATAGGCATGAAAGTGGTCAGGAAGACCGAAGAGCTGCGCGAAACCATAGAATCCACACGAAGAGTGGCAAAATCATCCTTCGGGGATGCAACAGTTTTCATTGAAAAATATCTGGAAGAGCCGCGCCATATTGAATTCCAGATACTTGCAGATTCATACGGGAATATTATCCATGTTGGTGACCGTGAATGCTCTATCCAGCGCAGGCACCAGAAATTGATCGAAGAATCACCATCTCCCATAATGACACCTGAATTAAGAGAAAAGATGGGTTCTGATGCAGTGAAAGCGGCTGCTGCTATAAATTATACTAATGCGGGAACAATCGAGTTCCTTTATTCAAAAGGGGATTATTATTTTCTTGAAATGAACACAAGGTTGCAGGTAGAGCATCCGATAACTGAAATTGTAACAGGAGTTGACCTGGCAAAAGAGCAATTAAGGATAGCCTCGGGTGAAACGCTGACATATAAACAGTCGGATATCCAGCAAAGAGGCTGGGCTATTGAGTGCAGGTTGAATGCGGAAGATCCGCTTAATAACTTTACGCCCGCTCCGGGTAAGCTCAGGAGATACCGCTCTTCCGGCGGTCCGGGCGTGCGTGTGGACAGCGGCGTACATACAGGATTTACCATTACACCGTACTACGATTCCCTTATCTCGAAACTAACTGTCTGGGGCAGGGACAGGAACGAAGCAATCGCCAGGATGAGACGCGCATTATATGAATATATAATTGTCGGGGTAACTACTAACATACCGTTCCATAAAGCAGTTATGAATAACGAATATTTCAAGCGCGGGGATTTGACCACTCATTTCATTGAAGATCATAATATCATAAAAGAGGTGGAGAAAATAATAGAAGCTGAAAAGGAAAAAGGCGCCACGCTTGCATCTGCCCTGGGAGCAGAGGATAAAAAGGTGGCAGCAATAACAGCGGCTGTTGGCACATATATCCAGAATGCAAAGCTGGGTGAACTAAATGAACATTAAAGATAAGATACTTGAAAGACTAATTAATAATAAAGGCATGCGGATTTCCGGAGAACAGCTCGCAAGTGAACTTTGCGTTTCAAGAACTGCCATCTGGAAACATATTAAGGTCTTAAGGGATGAGGGATATATGATCGATTCGTCAACAAATCTCGGGTATTCACTTATCGAAACACCTGACAGGCTCACCCCCGGTGAGATTAAAGCCGGGCTTAAAACAAAGATTATAGGAAAAGAGATAAAATATTTTAAAGAGACAGAAAGTACGAATATTGTGGCTCATGAGATAGCAGCATCAGTTGATGAGGGTACCATTGTGATAGCTGAAGCCCAGACAGCAGGACGCGGCCGTCTCGGGCGTAAATGGATTTCTCCTGAAGGAGGAATATGGCTTTCTATAATACTCAAGCCGCAGATACAACCTTCACATGCTCCCAGGATCACGCTTCTTGCAGGAGTTTGTGTTGCCAGGGCAATACGGAGTCTGGGTCTTCCTGCAAAAATAAAATGGCCTAATGACATTCTTATCAACGGGAAAAAAGTATGCGGCATCCTCACAGAAATCCGGGCTGAAGCTGATCTCATTGATTATCTTATTGTAGGGATAGGAATAGATGCAAATGTAGATACGGAATCATTCCCCGATGATGTCAGGGATAGTTCAACATCGCTTAAAAAAGAAAAAGGGACGAAAATAAATCGTGCTGGCTTTTTCAGGAAGTTACTTGAAGAGTTTGATGGATTGTACCTGAAATTCCAGAAGGAAGGATTCAAATCCATACTGGAAGACTGGAGAAATATGTCGGCCACAATAGGCGAATGGGTTAAGATAACGACCCAGTCGCATTCAATATATGGTGAAGCGATAGGTGTGGATAGTGAAGGAGCGCTCATTCTTGAAACAGGTGAAGGACGTCTTGAAAAGATCGTGTCAGGGAGTTGCGAGCACCTGAGGCGCTCATAAAACACTTCAGTAAGGAAGGATATTATGCACGATGATTTGAAAGAACGCGTGAAAAAGCTTGAAAACAATTACAATGGAAAAGAGTTCCTGTCTATCGTTAATAAGATTAAGAAAGATAAGATTGATGATAATGAACTTCTCATGCAAATTGAAAATTTAAGCCGGAAAAGGTTTGAAGAAAAAGTGTCTTTTACCCTCGGATTATTTACCGGGAACTTATTGGAAATTATTGCTACAATTGCTGCTGTTGTTCTTGCTTTTCGGATTAATACAGACTGGATATTATATCTATGCGCCTTCATTCTTATGGCGACACTACATCCGCTTTCACATTATTTGACAGGCAGACTTTTCGGGATCGGGTTCACGCATTATTATCTTAATGGTCCTGCACGCATCGAGCCTACTCTTCGGATCAATTATATTTCATACCTTAAAGCAAGAGGTGTGAAAAGAGCGCTCATGCACGCTTCAGGTGTTTTC
Proteins encoded:
- a CDS encoding acetyl-CoA carboxylase biotin carboxylase subunit encodes the protein MFKKVLIANRGEIAIRVMRACRELDVKTVAVYSDVDKNALFAKYADEARPIGPAPASQSYLNMDNILEVAHKTGAEAIHPGYGFLSENEIFADRCKKEGIVFIGPSGKTIESVGSKIAAKKTMEAAGIPVIPGSKNGIDDLDSAVDVAESIGYPVIVKASAGGGGIGMKVVRKTEELRETIESTRRVAKSSFGDATVFIEKYLEEPRHIEFQILADSYGNIIHVGDRECSIQRRHQKLIEESPSPIMTPELREKMGSDAVKAAAAINYTNAGTIEFLYSKGDYYFLEMNTRLQVEHPITEIVTGVDLAKEQLRIASGETLTYKQSDIQQRGWAIECRLNAEDPLNNFTPAPGKLRRYRSSGGPGVRVDSGVHTGFTITPYYDSLISKLTVWGRDRNEAIARMRRALYEYIIVGVTTNIPFHKAVMNNEYFKRGDLTTHFIEDHNIIKEVEKIIEAEKEKGATLASALGAEDKKVAAITAAVGTYIQNAKLGELNEH
- a CDS encoding biotin--[acetyl-CoA-carboxylase] ligase, producing the protein MNIKDKILERLINNKGMRISGEQLASELCVSRTAIWKHIKVLRDEGYMIDSSTNLGYSLIETPDRLTPGEIKAGLKTKIIGKEIKYFKETESTNIVAHEIAASVDEGTIVIAEAQTAGRGRLGRKWISPEGGIWLSIILKPQIQPSHAPRITLLAGVCVARAIRSLGLPAKIKWPNDILINGKKVCGILTEIRAEADLIDYLIVGIGIDANVDTESFPDDVRDSSTSLKKEKGTKINRAGFFRKLLEEFDGLYLKFQKEGFKSILEDWRNMSATIGEWVKITTQSHSIYGEAIGVDSEGALILETGEGRLEKIVSGSCEHLRRS